In Musa acuminata AAA Group cultivar baxijiao chromosome BXJ2-3, Cavendish_Baxijiao_AAA, whole genome shotgun sequence, the following proteins share a genomic window:
- the LOC103973097 gene encoding meiotic recombination protein SPO11-2 isoform X2 — MDPGNALIGFGFGFYYSGWRMEDPDPCGFERVGVCLPRATIKSASVRILPPFAWKWSRISSNHRFSTPISGSAPPKSFLLRRFADHDLLSSSSSSSLYALLARSFSCNGLQVRARIEVAVLNFLKNLTASNPAISDLPLISRKYDNSGLRHGLLSDVSSVFLSHSVCTRSLMRANDAKAFVRVWMVMAMCFRILVQGKLATQRELFYKLLCDAPEYFRSQRQVNRTVQDVVALLRCTRHSLGIMASSRGAVIGRMVLEILLPWESTYRTTKDFENISTIVDCSMIGHAGYAITGDLCTLSKLVLHSDARYIIIIEKDAIFQRLAEDHFFNQIPCILITSKGYPDIATRFLLHRISQTFPDMTILALMDWNPAGLAILCTYKFGSITTGLESYRYACNVKWLGLRADDLQIIPQQVMMQLKPHEIKTAKSLMSSKLLQERYQAELSLMVERGHRAEIEALYCHGFDFLGKYIAKKIVQADYI, encoded by the exons ATGGATCCTGGTAATGCCTTAATCGGGTTCGGGTTCGGGTTCTATTATTCGGGTTGGAGGATGGAAGATCCGGATCCGTGTGGATTCGAGCGAGTGGGTGTTTGCCTCCCCCgagccactataaaatcggcatcTGTTCGGATACTACCACCGTTCGCGTGGAAATGGAGCCGGATCTCCTCAAATCATCGCTTTTCCACGCCGATCAGCGGCTCTGCTCCGCCGAAATCCTTCCTCCTTCGCAGGTTTGCAGATCACGATCTtctctcctcctcgtcttcttcaTCGTTATATGCTTTGTTGGCTCGAAGTTTCTCTTGCAATGGTCTCCAGGTGCGGGCAAGAATCGAAGTCGCCGTCCTCAATTTCCTTAAGAACCTCACTGCTTCCAACCCCGCCATATCCGATCTCCCCTTG ATCAGTAGGAAGTACGATAACAGTGGGTTACGTCATGGGCTTTTGAGTGATGTTTCTTCGGTCTTTCTCTCTCACTCTGTCTGCACAAGGTCTCTCATGAGAGCAAATGATGCGAAGGCGTTTGTTAGAG TGTGGATGGTTATGGCAATGTGCTTTCGGATTCTTGTCCAAGGGAAGCTTGCTACCCAGAGGGAGCTTTTCTATAAGCTGCTTTGTGACGCACCGGAATATTTCAGGTCACAGCGTCAGGTCAACAGAACAGTACAAG ATGTTGTGGCATTGCTCCGTTGCACTCGGCATAGTCTAGGCATCATGGCATCCAGCAGAGGTGCAGTTATTGGACGCATGGTGTTAGAG ATATTACTGCCATGGGAGTCAACCTACAGAACAACCAAAGATTTTGAAAACATATCAACT ATTGTTGATTGTTCCATGATTGGACATGCTGGCTATGCTATAACTGGGGACCTTTGTACGTTGAGCAAACTTGTTCTACATTCTGATGCTCGATATATCATTATAATAGAGAAG GATGCTATATTTCAGCGGTTGGCAGAAGATCACTTCTTCAATCAAATACCATGCATATTAATCACTTCCAAAGGATATCCTGATATTGCCACAAG GTTTTTACTGCATCGGATAAGCCAGACTTTTCCAGACATGACAATCTTGGCTTTAATGGATTG GAACCCAGCTGGATTGGCAATACTATGTACCTACAAGTTTGGAAGCATAACTACTGGTTTAGAGTCATACAGATATG CTTGCAATGTTAAATGGCTTGGACTGCGAGCAGATGATCTGCAGATTATACCTCAACAAGTGATGATGCAGTTGAAGCCACATGAGATAAAAACAGCTAAAAGCCTAATGTCTTCCAAGTTGTTGCAG GAGAGGTACCAGGCTGAGTTGTCACTGATGGTTGAGAGGGGCCATCGTGCAGAAATTGAAGCTCTGTACTgtcatggatttgatttcttggGAAAATATATAGCAAAGAAGATTGTACAGGCTGATTACATTTAA
- the LOC103973097 gene encoding meiotic recombination protein SPO11-2 isoform X12, producing the protein MRANDAKAFVRVWMVMAMCFRILVQGKLATQRELFYKLLCDAPEYFRSQRQVNRTVQDVVALLRCTRHSLGIMASSRGAVIGRMVLEILLPWESTYRTTKDFENISTEPGEQIVDCSMIGHAGYAITGDLCTLSKLVLHSDARYIIIIEKDAIFQRLAEDHFFNQIPCILITSKGYPDIATRFLLHRISQTFPDMTILALMDWNPAGLAILCTYKFGSITTGLESYRYACNVKWLGLRADDLQIIPQQVMMQLKPHEIKTAKSLMSSKLLQERYQAELSLMVERGHRAEIEALYCHGFDFLGKYIAKKIVQADYI; encoded by the exons ATGAGAGCAAATGATGCGAAGGCGTTTGTTAGAG TGTGGATGGTTATGGCAATGTGCTTTCGGATTCTTGTCCAAGGGAAGCTTGCTACCCAGAGGGAGCTTTTCTATAAGCTGCTTTGTGACGCACCGGAATATTTCAGGTCACAGCGTCAGGTCAACAGAACAGTACAAG ATGTTGTGGCATTGCTCCGTTGCACTCGGCATAGTCTAGGCATCATGGCATCCAGCAGAGGTGCAGTTATTGGACGCATGGTGTTAGAG ATATTACTGCCATGGGAGTCAACCTACAGAACAACCAAAGATTTTGAAAACATATCAACT GAGCCTGGTGAACAGATTGTTGATTGTTCCATGATTGGACATGCTGGCTATGCTATAACTGGGGACCTTTGTACGTTGAGCAAACTTGTTCTACATTCTGATGCTCGATATATCATTATAATAGAGAAG GATGCTATATTTCAGCGGTTGGCAGAAGATCACTTCTTCAATCAAATACCATGCATATTAATCACTTCCAAAGGATATCCTGATATTGCCACAAG GTTTTTACTGCATCGGATAAGCCAGACTTTTCCAGACATGACAATCTTGGCTTTAATGGATTG GAACCCAGCTGGATTGGCAATACTATGTACCTACAAGTTTGGAAGCATAACTACTGGTTTAGAGTCATACAGATATG CTTGCAATGTTAAATGGCTTGGACTGCGAGCAGATGATCTGCAGATTATACCTCAACAAGTGATGATGCAGTTGAAGCCACATGAGATAAAAACAGCTAAAAGCCTAATGTCTTCCAAGTTGTTGCAG GAGAGGTACCAGGCTGAGTTGTCACTGATGGTTGAGAGGGGCCATCGTGCAGAAATTGAAGCTCTGTACTgtcatggatttgatttcttggGAAAATATATAGCAAAGAAGATTGTACAGGCTGATTACATTTAA
- the LOC103973097 gene encoding meiotic recombination protein SPO11-2 isoform X7 — MEPDLLKSSLFHADQRLCSAEILPPSQVRARIEVAVLNFLKNLTASNPAISDLPLISRKYDNSGLRHGLLSDVSSVFLSHSVCTRSLMRANDAKAFVRVWMVMAMCFRILVQGKLATQRELFYKLLCDAPEYFRSQRQVNRTVQDVVALLRCTRHSLGIMASSRGAVIGRMVLEEPGEQIVDCSMIGHAGYAITGDLCTLSKLVLHSDARYIIIIEKDAIFQRLAEDHFFNQIPCILITSKGYPDIATRFLLHRISQTFPDMTILALMDWNPAGLAILCTYKFGSITTGLESYRYACNVKWLGLRADDLQIIPQQVMMQLKPHEIKTAKSLMSSKLLQERYQAELSLMVERGHRAEIEALYCHGFDFLGKYIAKKIVQADYI, encoded by the exons ATGGAGCCGGATCTCCTCAAATCATCGCTTTTCCACGCCGATCAGCGGCTCTGCTCCGCCGAAATCCTTCCTCCTTCGCAG GTGCGGGCAAGAATCGAAGTCGCCGTCCTCAATTTCCTTAAGAACCTCACTGCTTCCAACCCCGCCATATCCGATCTCCCCTTG ATCAGTAGGAAGTACGATAACAGTGGGTTACGTCATGGGCTTTTGAGTGATGTTTCTTCGGTCTTTCTCTCTCACTCTGTCTGCACAAGGTCTCTCATGAGAGCAAATGATGCGAAGGCGTTTGTTAGAG TGTGGATGGTTATGGCAATGTGCTTTCGGATTCTTGTCCAAGGGAAGCTTGCTACCCAGAGGGAGCTTTTCTATAAGCTGCTTTGTGACGCACCGGAATATTTCAGGTCACAGCGTCAGGTCAACAGAACAGTACAAG ATGTTGTGGCATTGCTCCGTTGCACTCGGCATAGTCTAGGCATCATGGCATCCAGCAGAGGTGCAGTTATTGGACGCATGGTGTTAGAG GAGCCTGGTGAACAGATTGTTGATTGTTCCATGATTGGACATGCTGGCTATGCTATAACTGGGGACCTTTGTACGTTGAGCAAACTTGTTCTACATTCTGATGCTCGATATATCATTATAATAGAGAAG GATGCTATATTTCAGCGGTTGGCAGAAGATCACTTCTTCAATCAAATACCATGCATATTAATCACTTCCAAAGGATATCCTGATATTGCCACAAG GTTTTTACTGCATCGGATAAGCCAGACTTTTCCAGACATGACAATCTTGGCTTTAATGGATTG GAACCCAGCTGGATTGGCAATACTATGTACCTACAAGTTTGGAAGCATAACTACTGGTTTAGAGTCATACAGATATG CTTGCAATGTTAAATGGCTTGGACTGCGAGCAGATGATCTGCAGATTATACCTCAACAAGTGATGATGCAGTTGAAGCCACATGAGATAAAAACAGCTAAAAGCCTAATGTCTTCCAAGTTGTTGCAG GAGAGGTACCAGGCTGAGTTGTCACTGATGGTTGAGAGGGGCCATCGTGCAGAAATTGAAGCTCTGTACTgtcatggatttgatttcttggGAAAATATATAGCAAAGAAGATTGTACAGGCTGATTACATTTAA
- the LOC103973097 gene encoding meiotic recombination protein SPO11-2 isoform X8, with amino-acid sequence MDPGNALIGFGFGFYYSGWRMEDPDPCGFERVGVCLPRATIKSASVRILPPFAWKWSRISSNHRFSTPISGSAPPKSFLLRRFADHDLLSSSSSSSLYALLARSFSCNGLQVRARIEVAVLNFLKNLTASNPAISDLPLISRKYDNSGLRHGLLSDVSSVFLSHSVCTRSLMRANDAKAFVRVWMVMAMCFRILVQGKLATQRELFYKLLCDAPEYFRSQRQVNRTVQDVVALLRCTRHSLGIMASSRGAVIGRMVLEILLPWESTYRTTKDFENISTEPGEQIVDCSMIGHAGYAITGDLCTLSKLVLHSDARYIIIIEKDAIFQRLAEDHFFNQIPCILITSKGYPDIATSVTNRKFNPCLTVVDTLYTSYKTSLPKPS; translated from the exons ATGGATCCTGGTAATGCCTTAATCGGGTTCGGGTTCGGGTTCTATTATTCGGGTTGGAGGATGGAAGATCCGGATCCGTGTGGATTCGAGCGAGTGGGTGTTTGCCTCCCCCgagccactataaaatcggcatcTGTTCGGATACTACCACCGTTCGCGTGGAAATGGAGCCGGATCTCCTCAAATCATCGCTTTTCCACGCCGATCAGCGGCTCTGCTCCGCCGAAATCCTTCCTCCTTCGCAGGTTTGCAGATCACGATCTtctctcctcctcgtcttcttcaTCGTTATATGCTTTGTTGGCTCGAAGTTTCTCTTGCAATGGTCTCCAGGTGCGGGCAAGAATCGAAGTCGCCGTCCTCAATTTCCTTAAGAACCTCACTGCTTCCAACCCCGCCATATCCGATCTCCCCTTG ATCAGTAGGAAGTACGATAACAGTGGGTTACGTCATGGGCTTTTGAGTGATGTTTCTTCGGTCTTTCTCTCTCACTCTGTCTGCACAAGGTCTCTCATGAGAGCAAATGATGCGAAGGCGTTTGTTAGAG TGTGGATGGTTATGGCAATGTGCTTTCGGATTCTTGTCCAAGGGAAGCTTGCTACCCAGAGGGAGCTTTTCTATAAGCTGCTTTGTGACGCACCGGAATATTTCAGGTCACAGCGTCAGGTCAACAGAACAGTACAAG ATGTTGTGGCATTGCTCCGTTGCACTCGGCATAGTCTAGGCATCATGGCATCCAGCAGAGGTGCAGTTATTGGACGCATGGTGTTAGAG ATATTACTGCCATGGGAGTCAACCTACAGAACAACCAAAGATTTTGAAAACATATCAACT GAGCCTGGTGAACAGATTGTTGATTGTTCCATGATTGGACATGCTGGCTATGCTATAACTGGGGACCTTTGTACGTTGAGCAAACTTGTTCTACATTCTGATGCTCGATATATCATTATAATAGAGAAG GATGCTATATTTCAGCGGTTGGCAGAAGATCACTTCTTCAATCAAATACCATGCATATTAATCACTTCCAAAGGATATCCTGATATTGCCACAAG TGTTACAAACAGGAAGTTTAACCCATGTTTAACAGTGGTGGACACACTATATACAAGTTACAAAACAAGTCTGCCTAAGCCATCCTGA